One Ureaplasma urealyticum serovar 8 str. ATCC 27618 genomic window carries:
- the deoD gene encoding purine-nucleoside phosphorylase, giving the protein MTAHNQAKLGEIAKVVLMPGDPMRAKWIAETFLENAILVNEVRGMLCYTGTYKGKKISIMGHGMGIPSIGIYSYELYKFYEVQTIIRIGSTGSYKKELNVNDVVLVQKSYSDSTFASLIGAKVCDDKVLLPTKEVNELIEQTAKDLNLKLSLATCHASDVFYNNDFESLDEIIDRTKSDCVDMESFGLFANAQILNKNAATLLTVSDSLITGDALSPTERANTFKKMVTLALESAIKLL; this is encoded by the coding sequence ATGACTGCACATAATCAAGCTAAATTAGGCGAAATTGCAAAAGTAGTGTTAATGCCAGGGGATCCAATGCGTGCTAAATGGATTGCTGAAACATTTTTAGAAAACGCAATTTTAGTTAATGAAGTTCGTGGTATGTTATGTTATACAGGAACATACAAAGGTAAAAAAATCTCAATCATGGGACATGGTATGGGAATTCCATCAATTGGAATTTACTCTTATGAACTATATAAATTCTACGAAGTTCAAACTATTATTCGAATTGGTTCAACTGGATCTTATAAAAAAGAATTAAATGTTAACGATGTTGTTCTAGTTCAAAAATCTTATAGTGATTCAACATTTGCATCATTAATAGGTGCTAAAGTTTGTGATGATAAAGTTTTATTACCAACAAAAGAAGTTAATGAATTAATTGAACAAACTGCAAAAGACTTAAATTTAAAATTATCATTAGCAACATGTCATGCTTCTGATGTATTCTACAATAATGATTTTGAAAGCTTAGATGAAATTATTGATCGAACAAAATCTGATTGTGTAGATATGGAATCATTTGGATTATTCGCAAATGCACAAATTTTAAATAAGAATGCAGCAACTTTATTAACAGTTAGTGACTCACTAATTACAGGTGATGCTCTATCACCTACAGAACGTGCTAATACTTTTAAAAAAATGGTAACATTAGCTTTAGAAAGTGCAATAAAATTACTTTAA
- a CDS encoding HU family DNA-binding protein encodes MSEKIKAKTRVQMIDELSKMLNIDKKQTKTFMDTYEAFLILELSRAKEVRFGNIGKFKVTVRAERKGINPKTGETVIIPEKTIPKFTFTKGIKEIINAGISVEDETVFLDDNDYEDDGDEFVEEYIAPESN; translated from the coding sequence ATGAGTGAAAAAATTAAAGCTAAAACTCGTGTGCAAATGATAGATGAGCTATCAAAGATGCTAAACATTGATAAAAAACAAACTAAAACATTTATGGACACTTACGAAGCTTTTTTAATTCTTGAATTATCACGAGCTAAAGAAGTTCGTTTTGGTAACATTGGTAAATTTAAAGTTACTGTACGTGCAGAACGTAAGGGAATTAATCCTAAAACAGGCGAAACTGTAATTATTCCTGAAAAAACAATCCCTAAATTTACTTTTACTAAAGGAATCAAAGAAATCATTAATGCTGGAATTTCAGTTGAAGATGAAACAGTGTTCCTTGATGATAATGATTATGAAGATGATGGCGATGAATTTGTAGAGGAATACATCGCACCAGAGAGCAATTAA